Sequence from the Bremerella volcania genome:
CACGAGATTGCTCGGATCATCAAGCTGTATCGTGACCTCCTGCAAGGCATCATCGGCGGCGAAGAAGTCTGGCAGCAGTTGAAGGCCTTGAACCGGGTCGGCGTCACACGCGGCACCCTGGAACACGATCGCGATCCGCTCGCCATTATTTAGTCGATTACTATGCCCCTACATCTTAGCAAGTGCCACGAACTGATCGTCGCCACCTCGAACCCGCACAAGATTCGCGAGTTGACCAGCCTGCTTCAGCCCCTGGGGCTGCCGATCCATCCTCTTCCGAAGGACGGCAATCTTCAGCCGGTTAAAGAAGATGGCGACACGCTGCGGGAAAATGCCCGCAAGAAGGCGAGCGGTTATGCTCGTCAGCTTCAGCGGTGGGTGATTGCCGACGATACGGGCCTGGAAGTCGACGCGTTAGACGGAGCCCCTGGCGTGCGATCGGCCCGATATGCCGGCGACGACGCAAGCATGGCCATGAACCTGGCTCTGCTGATCGAACATATGCTCGACGTTCCCGACGATAAACGCTCGGCCCGCTTCCTATGCCATCTGTGCGTGGCGGCTCCCGACGGTAGCGTGGCATTGGAAGGGGCAGGGGAGTGCCGCGGCCGGATCGGCCGGCAACCAATTGGCGAGTTCGGCTTCGGCTACGACTCGGTTTTCCTGCTGGAAGGAAGGGACCAAACGCTGGCCGAACTCGATGAAGCACAAACCGCCGAGGTAGGTCACCGCGGCCACGCGGCGCGATCGCTCAT
This genomic interval carries:
- the rdgB gene encoding RdgB/HAM1 family non-canonical purine NTP pyrophosphatase; the protein is MPLHLSKCHELIVATSNPHKIRELTSLLQPLGLPIHPLPKDGNLQPVKEDGDTLRENARKKASGYARQLQRWVIADDTGLEVDALDGAPGVRSARYAGDDASMAMNLALLIEHMLDVPDDKRSARFLCHLCVAAPDGSVALEGAGECRGRIGRQPIGEFGFGYDSVFLLEGRDQTLAELDEAQTAEVGHRGHAARSLIAAWQAS